GGTGAACGTGCGGATCATTGCCGTAATGTCCGGCGGCATCCTGTTTGGTCCGTGGGTCGGCATTATTACGGGGGTGATCGCAGGAACGCACCGTTACCTGATCGACATTGGCGGCGTGACGGCAATCCCCTGCTTTATTACCAGCATTCTGGCGGGCTGCCTCGCGGGCTGGATTAACCGCAGGATCCCCAAAGCCCAACACTGGCGCGCCGGGATTTTAGGCGGCATGCTTTGCGAAACGCTGACGATGATCCTGGTGGTCCTCTGGGCGCCAACCACTGAACTGGGGCTGGATATTGTCTCGAAAATCGGTATTCCGATGATCCTCGGTAGCGTCTGTATCGGGTTTATCGTGCTGCTGGTTCAGAGCGTTGAGGGGGAAAAAGAAGCGAGCGCCGCGCGGCAAGCCAAGCTGGCGCTGGATATCGCCAATAAAACCCTGCCCCTGTTTCGCAAGGTCAACAGCGAATCGCTGCGCCAGATCTGCGACATCATTCGTCACGATATCCACGCCGATGCGGTCGCCATTACCAATACCCAGCATGTGCTGGCCTACGTCGGCGTCGGGGAAGCAAATTACCGCAACCACGATGACTTCGTCAGTCCGACCACTCAGCAGGCGATCAATCACGGTGAAATCATCATTAAAAACAATGATGAAGCGCACCGCACCCCGGAGATCCACTCCATGCTGGTCATTCCATTATGGGAAAAAGGTGTGGTGACCGGTACGCTAAAAATTTACTACTGTCACGCCCATCAAATCACCTCATCATTGCAGGAGATGGCGGTGGGTCTGTCGCAAATTATCTCAACCCAGCTCGAAGTCTCCCGCACCGAGCAATTGCGGGAAATGGCAAATAAGGCAGAGCTACGTGCGCTGCAAAGCAAAATTAATCCTCATTTCCTGTTTAACGCCCTGAACGCGATTTCGTCATCGATTCGACTTAATCCGGACACTGCCCGTCAGCTCATTTTTAATTTGTCGCGTTATCTGCGCTATAACATTGAGTTAAAGGACGACGAACAGATCGACATCAAAAAAGAGCTGTATCAAATCAAGGATTACATTGCCATTGAACAGGCCCGTTTTGGCGACAAGCTGACCGTGATTTATGATATTGATGAAGAGGTCAACTGCTCCATTCCCAGCCTGTTGATACAACCGTTAGTGGAGAACGCCATCGTCCACGGCATTCAGCCCTGCAAAGGGAAAGGCGTGGTAACGATTAGCGTCGCCGAGTGCGGCAACCGGGTGCGCATTGCGGTAAGGGACACCGGCCACGGTATCGATCCGAAAGTGATCGAGCGCGTGGAGTCCAACGAAATGCCGGGCAATAAAATTGGCCTGCTTAATGTCCATCATCGCGTTAAGCTGCTATTTGGTGAAGGCCTGCATATACGCCGCCTGGAACCAGGCACCGAAATCGCCTTTTATGTCCCCAACCAGCGTTCGGCAACGGCTACGCCCGCCACGTTATTGCTTTAAGCCGGAGTAACACTGTGAAAGTCATCATCGTTGAAGATGAATTCCTCGCCCAACAGGAACTCAGTTGGCTGATTAAAGAACATAGCCAGATGGAGATTGTCGGGACGTTTGACGACGGTCTGGATGTGCTGAAGTTTTTGCAGCATCAGCGCGTTGACGCCATTTTTCTCGATATCAATATTCCGTCTCTGGACGGCGTTCTGCTGGCGCAAAATATCAGCCAGTTCGCCCATAAGCCGTTTATTGTGTTTATTACCGCGTGGAAAGAACATGCGGTTGAAGCGTTCGAACTGGAAGCGTTTGACTATATTCTCAAGCCGTATCAGGAATCGCGAATTGTCGGAATGCTGCAAAAACTAGAGGCGGCCTGGCAGCAGCAACAGTCTGGCGCTGCTGGGGTTGGGCCCGTGGCGCGTGAAAATGACACCATCAATCTAATTAAAGATGAGCGGATCATCGTTACCCCGATCAACGATATCTATTATGCCGAAGCGCATGAGAAAATGACGTTTGTTTATACGCGGCGGGAATCGTACGTGATGCCCATCAACATCACCGAGTTCTGCAACAAACTGCCGCCTTCGCATTTTTTCCGCTGTCACCGCTCGTTCTGCGTCAACCTGAACAAGATTCGCGAGATCGAGCCGTGGTTCAACAATACCTATATTCTGCGGCTCAAGGATCTGGAATTTGAAATTCCCGTAAGCCGCAGTAAGGTGAAAGAATTCCGCCAGTTAATGCATCTGTAGTCGGCTGAACTGTGCTGTTGCGCGGAAGCACAAAAAAATCAAACTTTGAGCATTTTAACCGTGGACTCGATATCAATCTCATCTTCCGAGAAGATTAATGTCGTGCCCTGGAAAGTGGTGATCGCCAGTTTTTTTACCGTGCGCATTTCACCCGGTGTCGCCGTAGTTTTCGGTCGGATGTTGCTCATCAGTAGCCCGACAGAGAGCACTGCATTTTCTTTATCAATCGGCGTGTCGGCCGGGATCTCTTCACTGAATACCACGAAGGACTTAATCGAGGTGAGCTTAAGACGCTCGCCCGCGATATAGATATATTTGCTGTCCGGCACGACCTTCACCGCATACGCAGAAAGACCTTTGTTGTTGGTGGTGGGCTCAAAGGTTACCGCCGCATCTTTCTTGAGAAGCTCAGGGTTGGCAACCTTAATCACATGAAAATAGCGATTATCGCCGTTCTCATCTTTGATAAATCCAAAACCTTTATCTTTAAACCACGTTGTGATTGTTCCGTTCATCGCCATTACCGTCTGGTTAATCCACTCAATTTTTTGCAGCGCGCAGTGTAAAGCACATTGCCTGCGCAGGCCACGTCTTTGGCTTAAGTCTGGATGATTAATTTTAGCGACGCGAGAGAAAGTAAAGCCGCCGTCATTCGCCGGTCGGCTGAAAATGGGTTATCATCCGCACCCACTTTCCCGTCGGGCAGCCTGATGTCTACGATTATTGATACCTTTATTGCCCCACCGTGCAACGACGAGATAGAGACGCTCTATCAGGACGATCACCTGCTGTTGATCAATAAACCCAGCGGGCTGCTCAGTCTTTCAGGGAAAAATCCACAAAATCTCGATTCGGTACACTATCGGCTGGTTCAGCAATATCCTGGCTGCACGCTGGTCCACCGTCTGGATTTCGGCACGTCCGGACTGATGGTCGTGGCGCGTAATAAGGCCGTCAATGCCGCCCTCTGCCACCAGTTCAGCCAGCGCACCGTCAGTAAAGTCTACAGCGCATTGCTCTGCGGACATCTGAACGCTGACGAAGGAGTGATTGATGCGCCGATAGCCAACGATCCGGCACGGTTCCCGCTGATGTCAATTAGCCCGGTCAATGGCAAACCCGCGCGGTCACGTTATCAGGTCGTCGCACGAATTAACCAACCGCAGGACGACGGAACTATACTGCCGTTGACGCGGGTCCAGCTCACGCCGGAGACCGGACGTACGCATCAGCTACGTATTCACTGCCAGCTGTTGGGGCACCCTATTCTGGGTTGCGACCTGTATGGCGGTCGCCTGCTGCCCGGTACAGAACAAACCGCACGGCTGATGCTACACGCCAGCGAATTACGCTTTACTCACCCCATTAGCGGGGAGCGCATCAACGTGCATCACGCCGCGCCGTTCTGAATACGACTTACCACATCAGATCATCAGGCACTTTAAAATCAGCATACGGATCGTCTTCATCCTGCTCTTCCTGACTCAACGCGCTGTGCAATACGATGCTGGTTGCGTCACGCTGCGCAATTTTATCGGCGACGCTGGCCGGGATAATCGCGTATTCGCTCTCGGCGCTGTTATCGGTAGACAAACGCGCAATCGCCAGACGTCCGTTAATCAACTGCGTCTGGGTCAGTTTATCGACGTAGATTTTCTTGATGAGATTGTTATCGGTGAAGTTAAAGCCAATGTCGCCTTTTGCGACAGTGATACGATTCATTTCAATCAGTTGCTTTACCTGGGCTTTAAATTCTTTCGCCAGCGTCGCCTGCTTTTGCTGCTCACTGAGCAGCTTGTCACGCTCAAGCTGTGCCTTTTTATTCTCTTCAACTGCCTCTCTTGCCTCACGAGCCTGCACGCGTGATTTTTTAGCCGTTCTCTGGACTTTCGCCATTTTTTTGCTGGTTACTAAACCCGCTTTTAGCATCTGCTCTTGTAAGGTAAGTTTCGTCATCTTTACTTATAAACCTGTGGAATGATGTCTGAGATTATACCTGCAATTTTTGCGACGATACCAGTTGGTGGACGTGGTTTACGGGTCTCGTTATGCTCGGACAGGGTTACGGATGCCGCCTGGTCATAAACTGTGAACCCGTGCGACGCAGAGAGCAGAGACCAAAAAACCGCGTGGGACACGCGGTTTTCCTGTGGAACGAGACTTACAGAATCTGGCCTAACGTCTGGCGCAAATGCGCGCCGGAACCGAGCAGACCGGGGTTATCGTGAACAATCAGATACACCGGAATATCCTGAACGTAGGCCTTAAAGCGACCTTTATCTTCAAAACCGCCACGGAACCCCGAGGCTTTGAAGAACTCCAGGAAGCGCGGCACGATACCACCGGCAATGTAGACGCCGCCAAAGGTGCCCAGCGTTAACGCCAGATCGCCGCCAAAGCGCCCCATAATCACACAGAACAGCGACAGCGCGCGACGACAGTCCGTGCAGCTGTCGGCCAGCGCACGTTCGGTAATATCCTTTGGCTGCAGATTTTCTGGCAGACGTCCGTCAGATTTGACGATTGCACGATACAAATTCACCAGACCAGGACCAGAAAGCACGCGTTCTGCAGAGACGTGACCAATCTCAGCGCGCAGGACCTCCAGGATGATCGCCTCTTCTTCGCTGTTCGGCGCGAAGTCGACATGACCACCCTCGCCCGGCAGACTAACCCAGCGTTTATCAACATGAACCAGATGCGATACCCCCAGACCGGTGCCCGCGCCATACACTGCGATAGGTTTACCTTCAACCGGTTCCGCGCCGCCAAACTGGATCAAATGCTCTTTTTTCAGCATCGGGATCGCCATCGACACCGCAGTGAAATCATTAATGATTTCCAGATGACTGAAACCGAGATTTTTTTTCATCTCCGCAA
The sequence above is drawn from the Citrobacter amalonaticus genome and encodes:
- a CDS encoding sensor histidine kinase; protein product: MHEIFTMLLAVFDRAALMLFCLFFLIRIRLFRELLHKSAHTPKELLAVTAIFSMFALFSTWSGVPVEGSLVNVRIIAVMSGGILFGPWVGIITGVIAGTHRYLIDIGGVTAIPCFITSILAGCLAGWINRRIPKAQHWRAGILGGMLCETLTMILVVLWAPTTELGLDIVSKIGIPMILGSVCIGFIVLLVQSVEGEKEASAARQAKLALDIANKTLPLFRKVNSESLRQICDIIRHDIHADAVAITNTQHVLAYVGVGEANYRNHDDFVSPTTQQAINHGEIIIKNNDEAHRTPEIHSMLVIPLWEKGVVTGTLKIYYCHAHQITSSLQEMAVGLSQIISTQLEVSRTEQLREMANKAELRALQSKINPHFLFNALNAISSSIRLNPDTARQLIFNLSRYLRYNIELKDDEQIDIKKELYQIKDYIAIEQARFGDKLTVIYDIDEEVNCSIPSLLIQPLVENAIVHGIQPCKGKGVVTISVAECGNRVRIAVRDTGHGIDPKVIERVESNEMPGNKIGLLNVHHRVKLLFGEGLHIRRLEPGTEIAFYVPNQRSATATPATLLL
- a CDS encoding LytR/AlgR family response regulator transcription factor, translated to MKVIIVEDEFLAQQELSWLIKEHSQMEIVGTFDDGLDVLKFLQHQRVDAIFLDINIPSLDGVLLAQNISQFAHKPFIVFITAWKEHAVEAFELEAFDYILKPYQESRIVGMLQKLEAAWQQQQSGAAGVGPVARENDTINLIKDERIIVTPINDIYYAEAHEKMTFVYTRRESYVMPINITEFCNKLPPSHFFRCHRSFCVNLNKIREIEPWFNNTYILRLKDLEFEIPVSRSKVKEFRQLMHL
- a CDS encoding cold-shock protein is translated as MAMNGTITTWFKDKGFGFIKDENGDNRYFHVIKVANPELLKKDAAVTFEPTTNNKGLSAYAVKVVPDSKYIYIAGERLKLTSIKSFVVFSEEIPADTPIDKENAVLSVGLLMSNIRPKTTATPGEMRTVKKLAITTFQGTTLIFSEDEIDIESTVKMLKV
- a CDS encoding RluA family pseudouridine synthase; amino-acid sequence: MSTIIDTFIAPPCNDEIETLYQDDHLLLINKPSGLLSLSGKNPQNLDSVHYRLVQQYPGCTLVHRLDFGTSGLMVVARNKAVNAALCHQFSQRTVSKVYSALLCGHLNADEGVIDAPIANDPARFPLMSISPVNGKPARSRYQVVARINQPQDDGTILPLTRVQLTPETGRTHQLRIHCQLLGHPILGCDLYGGRLLPGTEQTARLMLHASELRFTHPISGERINVHHAAPF
- a CDS encoding DUF2058 domain-containing protein, giving the protein MTKLTLQEQMLKAGLVTSKKMAKVQRTAKKSRVQAREAREAVEENKKAQLERDKLLSEQQKQATLAKEFKAQVKQLIEMNRITVAKGDIGFNFTDNNLIKKIYVDKLTQTQLINGRLAIARLSTDNSAESEYAIIPASVADKIAQRDATSIVLHSALSQEEQDEDDPYADFKVPDDLMW
- the glk gene encoding glucokinase, which translates into the protein MTKYALVGDVGGTNARLALCDIDSGDISQAKTYSGLDYPSLEAVVRVYLDEHKVKVDAGCIAIACPITGDWVAMTNHTWAFSIAEMKKNLGFSHLEIINDFTAVSMAIPMLKKEHLIQFGGAEPVEGKPIAVYGAGTGLGVSHLVHVDKRWVSLPGEGGHVDFAPNSEEEAIILEVLRAEIGHVSAERVLSGPGLVNLYRAIVKSDGRLPENLQPKDITERALADSCTDCRRALSLFCVIMGRFGGDLALTLGTFGGVYIAGGIVPRFLEFFKASGFRGGFEDKGRFKAYVQDIPVYLIVHDNPGLLGSGAHLRQTLGQIL